Proteins encoded together in one Chelonoidis abingdonii isolate Lonesome George chromosome 1, CheloAbing_2.0, whole genome shotgun sequence window:
- the CCDC70 gene encoding LOW QUALITY PROTEIN: coiled-coil domain-containing protein 70 (The sequence of the model RefSeq protein was modified relative to this genomic sequence to represent the inferred CDS: substituted 1 base at 1 genomic stop codon) — MSYTSRQKQLIKKLWDEKVFQKKIKAFQKKIKGFREKMNAFREKIRAFRMAIQAFWEEEIPIWEEENAFREAEKTFREEAKAFWEGYRDFWKGYNAFWKKDKAFWKEDQFLWEKDKVLLDEDKVLXAEEKAIWADEKALLEEERAFWEDEEALREDEKALQEDEKSIWEGAFGPLRGDQLLPAVVINAPVDHGPDILRGRG; from the coding sequence ATGTCCTACACCTCCCGCCAGAAACAGCTCATCAAGAAGCTGTGGGATGAGAAAgtttttcagaagaaaatcaaGGCTTTTCAGAAGAAGATCAAGGGCTTTCGGGAGAAGATGAATGCCTTTCGGGAGAAGATCAGGGCCTTCAGGATGGCGATCCAGGCTTTCTGGGAGGAGGAAATCCCCATCTGGGAGGAGGAAAATGCCTTTCGGGAGGCAGAAAAGACTTTCCGGGAAGAAGCAAAAGCCTTCTGGGAGGGGTACAGGGACTTCTGGAAGGGGTATAATGCTTTTTGGAAGAAGGACAAGGCTTTCTGGAAGGAGGATCAGTTCCTCTGGGAAAAGGACAAGGTTCTCCTGGACGAGGACAAGGTCCTGTGAGCAGAAGAAAAGGCTATCTGGGCAGATGAAAAAGCCCTTCTAGAAGAGGAAAGAGCTTTCTGGGAGGATGAGGAAGCCCTCCGAGAAGATGAAAAAGCCCTCCAAGAAGATGAAAAATCTATCTGGGAGGGGGCATTTGGCCCTCTGAGAGGAGACCAATTACTGCCAGCTGTAGTTATCAATGCTCCTGTGGATCATGGTCCAGATATTCTTAGAGGAAGAGGGTAG